The following proteins are encoded in a genomic region of Ornithinibacillus sp. 4-3:
- the zapA gene encoding cell division protein ZapA, producing the protein MTANDKNKITVEIFHKSYTIVGHEAKSHVELVAESVDQKMRELQKMNNKLDTARLAVLTAVNTMNDYLKLQEKYMELERSMNENEKEEQ; encoded by the coding sequence ATGACTGCAAATGACAAGAATAAAATAACTGTTGAGATTTTTCATAAATCGTATACAATAGTTGGTCATGAAGCTAAAAGTCATGTTGAATTAGTCGCTGAATCTGTTGATCAGAAAATGCGTGAATTACAAAAAATGAATAATAAATTAGATACAGCTAGATTAGCGGTACTTACTGCAGTTAATACGATGAATGATTATTTGAAATTACAAGAAAAATACATGGAATTAGAACGCTCCATGAATGAAAATGAGAAAGAGGAACAATAA
- the pheT gene encoding phenylalanine--tRNA ligase subunit beta: protein MLVSLNWLKNYIDVGSHTPEELSELITKSGIEVDGIKYVAEKSKGVVVGHVVSCEKHPNADKLNLCQVDIGEEQLQIICGAPNIAAGQKVAVATPGAVLPGNFKIKKVKLRGVESNGMICSLQELGISEEFIQTEYAKGIFVFPEDTEIGQEVTSLLNLDDAILEFDLTPNRSDCLSMFGVAHEVSAIINKPITFPDETLETAEEKAVDRVSIGVDVPDLAPYYAGFLIKDLEIKESPLWLRNYLMAAGIRPINNVVDITNYVLMEYGQPLHAFDFDLLQTDKIVVRLATENEKIITLDDKERTLTTDNLVITDGEVPVALAGVMGGANTEVNDQTKTILLEAAYFDPATVRKNAQLTGIRSEASTRLEKGVDPDRVYRAGIRACQLLQKYANGVVLAEPAVFDQLDRSEKSIEIEKGEVNKRLGTDISSEEIEKILTKLQFAYKRDAEQFQVSIPTRRGDISIFEDMLEEIARIHGYDNLPYTLPTSSSRPGGLTNRQLLKRKVKNYLQGVGLMETITYSLTKADFVDKLISPEIAELDTNPVSLLMPMSEDHKYLRVSLLPELLGSTSYNHARKHSNVALYEVGSVFLSQEETLTTQPDENLRAAGVLTGTWIDHKWQQNNKKVDFYVAKGIVDGLFQYLDLSVTYKQSQVKDMHPGRCATLHIGEEVVGFVGQVHPQLAKNLDLKDTYVFDINLESILEKVEIEPSYDAIPRYPSVTRDIAFVMDQDVEAGAIKAVIEENGASIVKQVEIFDVYTGENLPEDKKSIAYSLHFQHPEHTLTDEEVEAVYQDIIAKVNEAFSAYVRS from the coding sequence GTGTTAGTATCATTAAATTGGTTGAAAAATTATATTGATGTTGGTTCACATACACCAGAAGAATTAAGTGAATTAATTACAAAATCTGGTATCGAAGTAGACGGAATTAAATATGTTGCAGAAAAAAGTAAAGGTGTTGTAGTAGGGCATGTAGTGTCTTGTGAGAAACACCCAAATGCAGATAAATTAAATCTTTGTCAGGTAGATATTGGTGAAGAGCAATTACAAATTATTTGTGGAGCACCTAATATTGCGGCAGGACAGAAGGTAGCTGTAGCAACTCCAGGAGCAGTACTACCAGGTAATTTCAAAATTAAAAAAGTGAAATTACGTGGTGTGGAATCAAATGGAATGATTTGTTCTTTACAAGAGCTTGGAATTAGTGAAGAATTTATTCAAACAGAGTATGCGAAAGGAATTTTTGTTTTCCCAGAGGATACAGAAATAGGGCAAGAGGTAACTTCTTTACTAAACTTAGATGATGCAATTCTAGAATTTGATTTAACACCAAATCGTTCGGATTGTTTAAGTATGTTTGGTGTAGCACATGAAGTTTCTGCCATCATTAATAAACCAATTACGTTTCCTGATGAAACATTAGAAACTGCTGAGGAAAAAGCGGTGGATCGTGTATCCATTGGCGTAGATGTTCCAGATTTAGCACCATACTATGCTGGTTTTCTAATCAAGGATTTAGAGATTAAGGAATCACCATTATGGCTTCGTAATTATTTAATGGCTGCTGGTATTCGTCCAATTAATAATGTGGTGGATATTACAAACTATGTATTAATGGAATATGGTCAGCCGCTTCATGCATTCGATTTTGATTTATTACAAACAGATAAGATTGTGGTTCGTTTAGCTACAGAGAATGAAAAAATTATTACTTTAGATGATAAAGAAAGAACATTAACAACAGATAACTTAGTTATTACAGATGGAGAAGTACCTGTTGCATTAGCTGGAGTAATGGGTGGAGCGAATACAGAAGTAAATGATCAAACCAAAACAATATTACTGGAAGCGGCGTATTTTGATCCTGCTACAGTACGTAAAAATGCACAACTGACTGGTATTCGTAGTGAGGCAAGTACACGCCTTGAAAAAGGGGTAGACCCAGATCGCGTTTATCGTGCAGGAATTCGTGCATGTCAACTTCTGCAGAAATATGCAAATGGCGTAGTTTTAGCTGAACCTGCTGTTTTTGATCAGTTAGATCGTTCTGAAAAGTCGATTGAGATCGAAAAAGGAGAAGTAAATAAACGTTTAGGTACAGATATTTCTTCAGAAGAAATTGAAAAAATCTTAACGAAATTACAATTTGCGTATAAACGTGACGCAGAGCAATTTCAGGTAAGTATCCCAACACGTCGTGGAGATATTTCTATTTTTGAAGATATGTTAGAAGAAATTGCTCGTATCCATGGTTATGATAATTTACCATATACTTTACCTACAAGTTCCTCACGCCCAGGTGGTTTGACAAATCGTCAACTGTTAAAGCGTAAGGTAAAGAACTATTTACAAGGTGTAGGCTTGATGGAAACCATTACTTATTCATTAACAAAAGCAGATTTTGTGGATAAATTAATTAGCCCGGAAATAGCTGAGCTTGATACAAATCCTGTTTCCTTGTTAATGCCAATGAGTGAGGATCATAAATATTTACGTGTAAGTCTATTACCTGAATTATTAGGCTCTACGTCTTATAATCATGCACGTAAGCATTCAAATGTTGCGTTATATGAAGTAGGTTCTGTGTTCCTTTCACAAGAAGAAACGTTAACAACTCAACCTGATGAAAATTTACGCGCTGCTGGAGTATTGACTGGTACATGGATAGATCATAAATGGCAACAGAATAATAAAAAAGTTGATTTCTATGTAGCAAAGGGAATTGTTGATGGACTATTCCAGTATTTAGATCTTTCTGTTACGTATAAGCAATCACAGGTGAAAGATATGCATCCAGGTAGATGTGCAACATTGCATATTGGGGAAGAAGTAGTTGGATTTGTTGGGCAAGTACATCCACAGCTTGCAAAAAACCTAGACTTAAAGGATACGTATGTTTTCGATATTAATTTAGAAAGCATTTTGGAAAAAGTAGAGATTGAACCAAGCTATGATGCGATTCCAAGATATCCATCTGTAACTCGTGATATTGCATTTGTAATGGATCAGGATGTAGAAGCAGGGGCGATCAAAGCTGTAATCGAAGAGAATGGAGCTTCTATTGTGAAGCAAGTGGAAATCTTTGATGTATACACAGGTGAAAACTTACCAGAAGATAAGAAGTCCATTGCATACAGCTTACACTTCCAGCACCCTGAACACACATTAACAGATGAGGAAGTTGAAGCAGTTTATCAGGATATTATAGCGAAGGTTAATGAAGCATTTTCTGCTTATGTTCGTTCATAA
- a CDS encoding TrmH family RNA methyltransferase produces the protein MITSIQNQKVKQWNKLKTKKERIKTSSFLIEGFHLVEEAWKSNWQIHEIILQENIPLPSWCENFPVEIVTESVFKTIAQTTTPQGIAAVISMKKYHTYTGNQVLLVDEIQDPGNLGTIIRTADAAGFATIILGKGTVDMYNEKVIRATQGSLFHIPVIEADLQEEITKLKQNDFAIWAATLENAVHYTELAVPEKTALIVGNEGAGINSNVMNLADQGVKIPIYGKAESLNVSIAAAILMYYIKN, from the coding sequence ATGATTACATCGATTCAAAATCAAAAAGTAAAACAATGGAATAAATTAAAAACAAAAAAAGAACGAATAAAGACAAGTAGTTTTCTTATTGAAGGTTTTCACTTAGTTGAAGAAGCATGGAAAAGCAATTGGCAAATTCATGAAATTATTCTTCAAGAAAACATACCGCTTCCAAGCTGGTGTGAGAATTTTCCAGTGGAAATTGTAACAGAGTCTGTATTTAAAACAATTGCTCAAACTACCACTCCACAAGGAATTGCGGCAGTTATAAGCATGAAAAAATATCATACTTACACTGGGAATCAGGTTCTACTAGTGGATGAAATTCAAGACCCGGGAAATTTAGGGACAATCATTCGTACAGCAGATGCTGCTGGATTTGCTACTATTATTTTAGGCAAAGGTACTGTTGATATGTATAATGAAAAAGTCATTCGTGCAACACAGGGATCATTATTTCATATCCCCGTAATCGAAGCAGACTTGCAGGAGGAAATTACGAAGCTGAAGCAAAATGATTTTGCGATTTGGGCTGCAACTTTAGAGAATGCAGTTCATTATACAGAATTAGCCGTTCCTGAAAAAACGGCTTTAATTGTCGGTAATGAAGGTGCAGGAATCAATTCAAATGTGATGAATTTAGCTGATCAAGGAGTTAAAATTCCGATTTATGGGAAAGCAGAATCGTTAAATGTTAGCATTGCTGCAGCGATTTTGATGTATTATATTAAGAATTAA
- the pheS gene encoding phenylalanine--tRNA ligase subunit alpha, translated as MKEQLVEIQKEALAKVAEVETLKELQEIQVAFLGRKGSITTVLRGMGKLSAEERPVIGELANNVREEISGAIQGKQTVLEEAALEEQLQKEAIDVTLPSYPVKFGGPHILTSIIEDIEDLFIGLGFEVREGPEVETDYYNFEALNLPKGHPARDMQDTFYITNELLLRTHTSPVQARTMQAYKGQQPVRMICPGKVYRRDNDDATHSHQFNQIEGLYVDKNVRMSDLKGILTEFAKHMFGQDRDIRLRPSFFPFTEPSVEMDISCKVCNGKGCSVCKGTGWIEILGAGMVHPKVLEMAGYDTKVYSGFAFGMGPDRIAMLKYGIDDIRQFYTNDIRFLKQYHKA; from the coding sequence TTGAAGGAACAGTTGGTAGAGATTCAAAAAGAAGCTTTAGCTAAAGTGGCTGAAGTAGAAACATTAAAAGAATTACAAGAGATTCAGGTTGCCTTTCTAGGAAGAAAAGGTTCTATTACTACCGTGTTAAGAGGGATGGGGAAATTATCGGCTGAGGAACGCCCAGTTATTGGTGAATTAGCAAACAATGTCCGAGAAGAAATCTCAGGAGCTATTCAAGGTAAGCAAACAGTGCTTGAGGAAGCTGCTCTAGAAGAACAATTACAAAAAGAGGCGATCGATGTTACTTTACCAAGCTATCCTGTGAAGTTTGGAGGACCTCATATTTTAACTTCCATTATTGAAGACATTGAAGATTTATTCATTGGTCTAGGGTTTGAAGTAAGAGAAGGTCCAGAGGTAGAAACAGATTATTATAATTTTGAAGCGTTAAATTTACCAAAAGGTCATCCAGCTCGTGATATGCAAGACACTTTCTATATTACGAATGAATTATTATTAAGAACACATACATCACCTGTTCAGGCTCGTACAATGCAAGCATATAAAGGACAGCAACCTGTTCGTATGATTTGTCCAGGAAAAGTGTATCGTCGTGATAATGATGATGCAACACATTCTCATCAATTTAACCAGATTGAAGGATTGTATGTAGATAAGAATGTACGTATGAGTGATTTAAAAGGAATTTTGACAGAATTTGCGAAGCATATGTTTGGGCAAGATCGTGATATTCGTTTACGACCAAGCTTTTTCCCATTCACAGAGCCATCTGTTGAAATGGATATATCATGTAAAGTGTGTAATGGAAAAGGATGCTCTGTATGTAAAGGAACAGGTTGGATTGAAATTTTAGGAGCAGGCATGGTACATCCAAAGGTTTTAGAGATGGCAGGCTATGATACTAAGGTATATAGTGGGTTTGCTTTTGGAATGGGACCAGACCGAATTGCAATGCTAAAATACGGGATCGATGATATCCGTCAATTCTATACAAATGATATTAGATTTTTAAAACAGTACCATAAGGCATAA
- the polX gene encoding DNA polymerase/3'-5' exonuclease PolX → MNKKDIIQLLEKIALYLEIKGESNFRVSAYRKAAQAIERDERSLGEIDDFGQIKGIGKGTNAVISEFIETGNSVTLTELESEIPVSLLDLLHIPGLGGKRIAKLYQELNIIDIASLKEACTNESLEQLPGFGKTTVKNILKAINELNQRPERIPAAIMLSLAEKIEAALLEIPSIIRFSRAGSLRRMREMLKDIDFIIATENSRATGEALVNLDGVKEIIAHGDTKVSVVFADVYDISVDFRLVTKSEFATTLHHFTGSKDHNIVMRQIAKSRGEKINEYGVVNEETGKTQTFTSEEKFFAHFDLPFIPPEIREGTDEFIQMKEKQSFISPEDILGDLHLHTTWSDGAGSIEEMVQAAIERGYKYMAITDHSKFLRVANGLYENRLKRQIEEIISIRDKYPDFYIFTGTEMDILPDGSLDFDDEMLSKLDFVIASIHSSFNQTEEQIMHRLYQAMENPFVNLIAHPTGRILGGRAGYDVNVEKLIEKAVETGTALEINANPHRFDLSAKWARIAEEQGAILSINTDAHNIQGLNHMGYGVSVAKRGFIQKDTVINTWSLEKLKAFITKN, encoded by the coding sequence ATGAATAAAAAAGATATCATTCAATTATTAGAAAAAATCGCGTTATATTTAGAAATAAAGGGAGAAAGCAATTTCCGAGTTTCTGCGTATCGTAAGGCGGCTCAAGCGATTGAGCGAGATGAACGCTCCTTAGGTGAGATAGATGATTTTGGACAAATTAAAGGAATTGGTAAGGGAACAAATGCGGTCATATCAGAATTTATCGAAACAGGTAATTCAGTTACTCTAACAGAATTAGAAAGTGAGATTCCAGTCAGCTTATTGGATTTATTGCACATTCCCGGATTAGGTGGAAAGAGAATTGCTAAGCTATATCAGGAATTAAATATTATTGATATTGCTTCCTTGAAAGAAGCTTGCACAAATGAATCATTAGAACAATTGCCTGGGTTTGGTAAAACAACAGTAAAAAATATATTAAAAGCAATCAATGAACTTAATCAACGTCCTGAACGTATTCCTGCTGCGATTATGCTATCATTAGCAGAAAAAATAGAAGCTGCTTTATTAGAAATCCCATCTATTATTCGTTTTTCAAGAGCAGGCAGTTTGCGTCGTATGCGAGAAATGTTAAAAGATATTGATTTTATTATTGCTACAGAAAATTCAAGAGCGACAGGAGAAGCGCTTGTTAACTTAGACGGTGTAAAGGAAATTATTGCACATGGAGATACAAAAGTATCTGTAGTATTTGCAGATGTTTATGATATTTCAGTTGATTTTCGTCTTGTTACAAAGTCTGAGTTTGCAACAACCCTTCATCATTTTACTGGTTCAAAGGATCATAATATTGTCATGCGCCAAATTGCAAAATCCCGTGGTGAAAAAATCAATGAATATGGTGTTGTAAATGAGGAAACAGGTAAGACACAGACTTTTACTTCAGAAGAGAAATTCTTCGCTCATTTTGATCTTCCATTTATTCCACCAGAGATTCGTGAAGGAACAGATGAATTTATTCAAATGAAAGAAAAACAAAGCTTTATTTCTCCAGAAGATATTTTAGGAGATCTCCATCTACATACTACATGGAGTGATGGAGCTGGATCTATTGAGGAAATGGTGCAAGCAGCAATAGAACGTGGTTATAAATATATGGCGATTACAGATCATTCGAAGTTTTTACGTGTCGCTAACGGATTATATGAAAATAGATTGAAAAGACAAATCGAAGAAATAATTTCTATTCGTGATAAATATCCAGATTTTTATATTTTTACAGGAACTGAAATGGACATTTTACCAGATGGCTCATTGGATTTTGATGATGAGATGCTAAGTAAATTAGATTTTGTAATTGCGTCTATTCATTCAAGCTTTAACCAAACAGAAGAGCAAATTATGCATCGTCTTTACCAAGCAATGGAGAATCCTTTCGTAAACTTAATTGCTCACCCTACAGGGCGCATTCTTGGAGGTAGAGCTGGATATGATGTGAATGTGGAGAAATTAATTGAAAAAGCTGTTGAAACAGGAACAGCCTTAGAAATCAACGCAAATCCACATCGTTTTGATTTATCTGCGAAATGGGCAAGAATTGCAGAAGAGCAGGGAGCTATTTTATCCATCAATACAGATGCACATAATATTCAGGGATTAAATCATATGGGGTATGGTGTTTCTGTAGCGAAAAGAGGATTTATTCAAAAGGATACGGTTATTAATACATGGTCATTAGAAAAACTAAAAGCATTTATAACTAAAAATTAA
- a CDS encoding CvpA family protein, producing MLSLIIYVLLIFGILMGLKRGFVLQVFHLVGFIVAFIVATMYYDRLAPYLTLWVPYPDLSGDSTWAAFVQNIPVEEGFYNGISFVAIFFATKIVLQIIASMLDFVASLPVIGLVNRIGGAILGFVEVYAILFFILFILALAPFEFAQTWINDSSIALRIIEETPYLSEKISELWFSLTGDEIMKK from the coding sequence ATGTTAAGTCTTATCATATATGTATTACTAATTTTTGGAATACTAATGGGATTAAAGCGTGGTTTTGTCCTACAGGTATTTCATTTAGTTGGTTTTATTGTTGCGTTCATTGTTGCAACAATGTATTACGATCGTCTTGCTCCTTATTTAACACTCTGGGTTCCATATCCAGATTTATCAGGGGACAGTACATGGGCAGCATTTGTGCAAAATATTCCAGTGGAGGAAGGATTTTATAATGGGATTTCCTTTGTAGCTATCTTTTTTGCAACAAAGATTGTCTTGCAAATTATTGCCTCCATGTTAGATTTTGTAGCATCACTACCAGTTATTGGTTTAGTGAATAGAATAGGAGGAGCTATACTTGGATTTGTTGAAGTATATGCTATCCTTTTCTTCATTTTATTTATTTTAGCATTAGCACCATTTGAATTTGCACAAACATGGATTAATGATTCGTCTATTGCTTTACGCATCATTGAAGAGACACCATACTTATCTGAAAAAATATCAGAATTATGGTTTTCTCTAACTGGCGATGAAATAATGAAAAAATAA
- the sspI gene encoding small acid-soluble spore protein SspI: MDLNIRKAILANLSTNDHEQLEATIKEAIQSGEEKTLPGLGYLFELIWAESDTEQRKTMVDSLEQGIKEQLTS; this comes from the coding sequence TTGGATTTAAATATTCGTAAAGCAATTCTTGCTAACTTGTCTACAAACGATCATGAGCAACTGGAAGCTACAATTAAGGAAGCAATTCAATCAGGTGAAGAAAAGACATTACCTGGTTTAGGCTACCTATTTGAATTAATTTGGGCTGAATCAGACACAGAGCAGAGAAAAACGATGGTTGATTCTTTAGAACAAGGAATTAAAGAACAATTAACAAGTTAA
- the rnhC gene encoding ribonuclease HIII: MEDIMASYTISCSMDEIEKMKKTYQPHLVTPPNGAVFSAKLPGAVITAYHSGKVLFQGKNPSAEWKKWEGQPLNSQNSSKKPERAPHHYLPSVSLFTADHIGSDESGTGDYFGPITVASAYVTKEQIPLLKEIGIADSKKLTDEKIKLLSQQLMQIQIPYALLVLHNEKYNKLQAQGWSQGKMKTMLHHHAIQILLKKIAGSSYDGILIDQFCEPHVYQKHLRSEHATLPAKTFFRTKAEDFSLAVAAASILARVSFINEMDKLSEKVGFPLLKGASKQVDQLAAKIIKNKGITTLQQCAKFHFANTEKAKNYLT, translated from the coding sequence ATGGAAGATATTATGGCGTCTTATACAATAAGCTGTTCTATGGACGAGATTGAGAAAATGAAGAAAACTTATCAGCCGCATTTGGTTACACCACCGAATGGAGCTGTTTTTAGTGCAAAGCTTCCTGGCGCAGTTATCACCGCATATCATTCAGGAAAAGTACTTTTTCAAGGAAAAAATCCTAGTGCAGAATGGAAGAAATGGGAAGGCCAACCATTAAATAGCCAAAATTCTTCTAAGAAACCAGAGAGAGCACCTCATCATTATCTACCTTCAGTTTCATTATTTACAGCTGATCATATTGGTTCAGATGAATCAGGAACTGGAGATTATTTTGGGCCAATTACGGTTGCTAGTGCTTATGTTACTAAAGAACAAATTCCACTTTTAAAAGAAATCGGTATTGCTGACTCAAAAAAATTAACAGATGAAAAAATCAAACTGCTTTCTCAACAGCTAATGCAAATACAAATTCCTTACGCATTACTCGTTTTGCATAATGAAAAATATAATAAGCTACAAGCACAGGGCTGGTCACAAGGAAAAATGAAAACAATGCTTCATCATCATGCTATTCAAATCTTATTAAAAAAGATCGCAGGATCTAGCTATGATGGAATATTAATTGATCAATTCTGTGAACCACATGTCTATCAAAAGCACTTACGAAGTGAACATGCTACACTTCCTGCTAAAACATTTTTCAGAACAAAAGCAGAGGATTTCTCTTTAGCTGTAGCAGCAGCCTCTATTCTTGCTCGAGTTAGCTTTATTAATGAAATGGATAAGCTTTCTGAAAAGGTAGGCTTTCCATTGCTTAAAGGAGCTTCTAAGCAGGTTGATCAATTAGCAGCAAAAATCATTAAAAATAAAGGGATAACTACCTTACAGCAATGCGCAAAATTTCATTTCGCTAATACAGAAAAAGCAAAGAATTATTTAACATAA
- a CDS encoding endonuclease MutS2, which produces MNDRMLRVLEYNKIIEQLKTHTETSFGKSLVEELKPAITLTEVQQLQMETDEAMQLLRLNKVIPLGGIRDIRAHVKRSVIGGILNPSECLDVANTIYGGRNVKRFLEEEKEEELEEKLPILQQLAEQITPLRSLEQQIKMCIDDNSEVLDGASDALRHIRSSIRTFENRIRERMDQFIRTKSSLLSDAIITIRNGRYVLPVKQESRGAFGGVVHDQSASGQTLFMEPKAIVDLNNQLQTEKAKEKQEVQKILSKLTEVIAEHNEELYQNVERLAEIDFIFARAKLGYTMRGSMPKLNEDGIIKLKQARHPLLPTDEVVANDVEIGESFTSILITGPNTGGKTVVLKMVGLITLMAQSGLQVPALDGCEVAVFTNVFADIGDEQSIEQSLSTFSSHMTNIVRILEQVDYQTLVLFDELGAGTDPGEGAALAMAILDEVISRGARVIATTHYPELKAYGYNRENVVNASVEFDVETLKPTYRLLIGVPGRSNAFEISKRLGLEERIINQARDLVGIDSKNVENMIASLEKSQIQAANEYEEAHQVLLESEKLRAELEAEWEKLNATREKLYKRAEEKAEKAVQHALEEATAIVEKIKAMEADVTFKEHEWIDARKSLEDAKLKLSGANQEDPEESSEAANNELEPGDDVQLLTLNQSGTVIEQVNKEEYFVSVGALRLKVPRKNLKRLKKKKTVEQKPVSVVRGLSAHVRPELDLRGERYEDALLQLEKYIDDAILANYAKVSIIHGKGTGALRKGVQQFAKKHSRITSYRDGSAEEGGSGVTVIEF; this is translated from the coding sequence ATGAATGATCGAATGCTTCGTGTGCTTGAATATAATAAAATTATTGAGCAATTGAAGACACATACGGAAACATCATTTGGAAAATCATTGGTTGAAGAACTAAAGCCGGCTATAACATTAACTGAAGTTCAACAATTACAAATGGAAACAGATGAAGCAATGCAGCTTCTCCGCCTAAATAAAGTTATTCCACTTGGAGGAATTCGTGATATTCGAGCACACGTAAAACGAAGTGTGATTGGTGGAATATTAAATCCTTCTGAATGTCTAGATGTGGCGAATACAATTTATGGTGGAAGAAATGTAAAGCGATTTTTAGAAGAAGAGAAAGAAGAGGAACTAGAAGAAAAGCTTCCGATATTACAACAATTAGCAGAACAGATTACTCCTTTACGTTCATTAGAACAACAAATAAAAATGTGCATTGATGACAATAGTGAAGTGCTAGATGGTGCAAGCGATGCATTGCGTCATATTCGTTCATCAATTCGTACATTTGAGAATCGAATTCGAGAGCGAATGGATCAATTTATTCGAACAAAGAGTAGTTTATTATCTGATGCAATTATCACCATTCGAAATGGACGTTATGTTTTACCAGTAAAACAGGAGAGTCGTGGTGCTTTTGGTGGAGTAGTTCATGATCAATCTGCATCTGGTCAAACATTGTTTATGGAACCAAAAGCCATTGTTGATTTAAATAATCAGCTGCAAACAGAAAAAGCAAAGGAAAAACAAGAGGTTCAGAAGATTTTAAGCAAGCTGACTGAAGTAATTGCTGAACATAATGAAGAACTCTATCAAAATGTAGAACGATTAGCCGAAATAGATTTTATTTTTGCTCGTGCAAAATTAGGTTATACCATGCGAGGCTCAATGCCGAAGCTGAATGAAGATGGAATCATTAAGTTAAAACAAGCACGTCATCCTTTACTTCCTACTGATGAGGTTGTAGCAAATGATGTAGAAATTGGCGAAAGCTTTACCTCGATTTTAATTACAGGACCTAACACTGGTGGAAAGACCGTTGTTTTAAAAATGGTTGGGCTGATTACGTTAATGGCACAATCAGGTTTACAAGTTCCTGCATTAGATGGATGTGAAGTTGCAGTATTTACAAATGTGTTTGCGGATATTGGTGATGAACAATCTATTGAACAAAGCTTGAGTACTTTTTCATCTCATATGACGAATATTGTTCGTATCTTAGAGCAGGTAGACTATCAAACTTTAGTTTTATTTGATGAATTAGGTGCAGGTACAGATCCAGGAGAAGGGGCGGCACTTGCGATGGCTATTTTGGATGAAGTTATTTCACGTGGTGCTCGTGTTATCGCAACAACGCATTATCCTGAGTTAAAAGCGTATGGTTATAATCGCGAAAATGTGGTGAATGCTTCTGTAGAATTTGATGTCGAAACATTAAAACCAACCTATCGATTATTAATTGGTGTGCCTGGAAGAAGTAATGCGTTTGAAATATCTAAACGACTCGGTTTAGAAGAGAGAATTATTAACCAAGCAAGAGACTTAGTTGGTATTGATTCTAAAAATGTAGAAAATATGATTGCTTCCTTAGAAAAATCTCAAATTCAAGCTGCAAATGAATATGAAGAAGCACATCAAGTATTATTAGAAAGCGAAAAACTCCGTGCTGAATTAGAAGCAGAATGGGAGAAACTTAATGCTACTCGTGAAAAGCTCTATAAGCGTGCAGAAGAAAAGGCTGAAAAAGCAGTTCAACATGCATTAGAAGAAGCAACTGCAATTGTTGAAAAAATAAAAGCAATGGAAGCAGATGTTACTTTTAAAGAGCATGAATGGATTGACGCTAGAAAATCGCTAGAGGATGCAAAATTAAAATTATCTGGAGCTAATCAAGAAGATCCCGAAGAGTCTAGTGAAGCAGCAAATAATGAATTAGAACCTGGCGATGATGTTCAACTATTAACATTGAATCAATCAGGAACAGTGATAGAGCAGGTTAATAAGGAAGAATATTTTGTATCTGTTGGAGCATTACGTTTAAAAGTTCCTCGTAAAAATTTAAAAAGATTGAAAAAGAAAAAAACGGTTGAACAAAAGCCAGTTAGTGTAGTGAGAGGATTAAGTGCACATGTTCGTCCAGAACTAGATCTTCGTGGAGAGCGCTATGAAGATGCATTATTACAGCTAGAAAAGTATATTGATGATGCTATATTAGCAAATTACGCTAAAGTTTCTATTATCCATGGAAAAGGAACCGGCGCCTTACGTAAAGGAGTTCAGCAGTTTGCGAAAAAACATTCACGCATTACGTCTTATCGCGATGGTTCTGCAGAAGAGGGCGGCTCAGGAGTCACTGTTATTGAGTTTTAA